The Raphanus sativus cultivar WK10039 chromosome 6, ASM80110v3, whole genome shotgun sequence sequence ttatgtttttcaaaatgGGCCAAAATGTTACGGCCCATCAGCTTAGGCCTAACCAATAAGATCCATTTCACAGAGATCAAAGTACATTGGAAAATTCAATACTTTCAAGGACTATGAAACAAAGCAAAATCACAAGTTCATCATGATTGgggaacaaaaaaagaaagtttaCATGTGTTAGTTAGTATACATGAATCTATGGTCATCATGTCAGGATCCTCTTCAGCTGCCAAACCCAAGAGTACATAATACCAACAGCACAGTAGGTTGAGATCAACATCAAAGGCATGAATGCAAATCTGTCACCTAGAAAATAAGGATGCAAGAACTGAGACACTATCTCTACTATAACCAAACCCATCAGATAGCTCTTCTCAATACATCCAATCTCAAACTTGCTCTTCTTGCTTTCACcatcttccttcttctccttcaacgCATATTGAGCCGAAAAGCCAAGCCACATTACCATGGAGTGGAGCAACAGCAACAGAACCTTGATTGGATACTCCCGGGGCTCGTATAATAGTGGAAAGAGCGAGTAGCAAGACACTGCAGGAAGGAGATTTAAAGAGATCGTCAAGAAACTGCAAATGTCAAGTGCTGGTTACAAAAaatgttagtatataatataccTATGGAAACCAAAAAGTAGTGTTTAGCATCTTCTAAACTCTGCACTGCAACGATTGCAAGTGGGATAGTGAAGTGAAGCGACGCTTTCTCATGGACATGCCATCCAAACAGAAACCCGCATGTGTATGCATAAGCTATCCACCTAGCGACAAGCCCGGGTTGGGGTTTTCTCCAAGCTTTGATGAGACACGGAGTAAGAGCAAGTAGCACCATTACAAAAGTTGTCAACGGAGTGATCTGCATTAGCAACAGTCCACACAGTTAAGAGTTAGCAGACCATTCGGACTGATAAGTGTGTGATTGTTAGTGAGAGTACCGTACCTGAGGGAGAACTGCGAAAGGTGAAGAGTCGCCAACTAAACCTCCAGTGAAAGAAGCAGAAGGAACCTGAACGTCGACGCCGAGCTTACGCAGCGAAAAGGCAAGACCTTTGTCGAGTATTATATAGAAAACCCAAAAGTTAGGTGCCCAGTAAGCATGGCACAGTCCTCTCCCAAAAGGAAACATTCGACTTATCACTTGCTGTATCTGcaacacaacaacaacactaCATACCATAAGATGATAGTACATAGAGTCACTGATCAAACTAGGACATGTTTTCTATTAACCTTAAAagctttaaaaacaaaaaacttaaCCTGTCCATTGTATATAAACGGTCCAAAGGCTGCAGCAAAAACCGCCACAACCACAGCACCAAGAGTCAAAAGCCTTCTTAAACCGGTAGCTAAACCGGACCAGCAATAATGCCTAAGCAGATAAACGAAGTAAACCGGAGCAGCGACAGCGAACAAATGCTTGAAACACAAAACAACAGCGAACAGAAACCCACCGACCAGATCTCTCCCATCCTGCAGAAACGAAACCGACAGCAACAGCCACCCAAGGAGAAACCCGTTGTACTGAAAATGAACATGATCCACGATCAACAGCCCCGGAGACAAAACCACCAAAACGCAGATCAGGTTCCGACTCAAAGGCTCCGCCTTTCGAGTCAGCCTGAGAACGCCGAGGAGGAGGCAGAGATCCGAGGCCATCGCGGTGATCCGCTGGAAGTAGACGACGGAGTCCGCGGCGTAGCCGAGACCCGAGTGGAGATCCGTGATTTTGGGGTCGACGAGAGGGGCGAAGAAGGAGAGGAAGCGCTCGAAGTAGGCGAAGAAGGGAGGGTAGTCGAGCGTCCACTGGCTGGTCTCGTCGAGGTACCAttgggagagagggagagagtgTGTGATCGCTAGCCAGTTGCGGTGGACCTCAAAGTCTGT is a genomic window containing:
- the LOC108812631 gene encoding probable dolichyl pyrophosphate Glc1Man9GlcNAc2 alpha-1,3-glucosyltransferase, which translates into the protein MDHRNNGDGRLLLWLFAVATSVKLLLIPSYRSTDFEVHRNWLAITHSLPLSQWYLDETSQWTLDYPPFFAYFERFLSFFAPLVDPKITDLHSGLGYAADSVVYFQRITAMASDLCLLLGVLRLTRKAEPLSRNLICVLVVLSPGLLIVDHVHFQYNGFLLGWLLLSVSFLQDGRDLVGGFLFAVVLCFKHLFAVAAPVYFVYLLRHYCWSGLATGLRRLLTLGAVVVAVFAAAFGPFIYNGQIQQVISRMFPFGRGLCHAYWAPNFWVFYIILDKGLAFSLRKLGVDVQVPSASFTGGLVGDSSPFAVLPQITPLTTFVMVLLALTPCLIKAWRKPQPGLVARWIAYAYTCGFLFGWHVHEKASLHFTIPLAIVAVQSLEDAKHYFLVSIVSCYSLFPLLYEPREYPIKVLLLLLHSMVMWLGFSAQYALKEKKEDGESKKSKFEIGCIEKSYLMGLVIVEIVSQFLHPYFLGDRFAFMPLMLISTYCAVGIMYSWVWQLKRILT